Genomic DNA from Anolis sagrei isolate rAnoSag1 chromosome 12, rAnoSag1.mat, whole genome shotgun sequence:
ccattgtcctaattccgacagacctcactacctctgaggatgcttgccatagatgtaggcgaaacatcaggaaaaatgcctctagaacatggccctatagcccgaaaaaacccacaagaacctagtgattccagccatgaaagccttcgacaatacattgcattaTGTGTTACTATATTTTTTAGAACGCAGCTCTTTATATTGTTGCACTTAAACAGGAAAAAGAGTATAAACTATGTAACTTTGCACCCTACACTCACTGTTGCGATTATATTTTGATTTCATCTTAAGCTTTTAAGATGCCTTCTATATTAGAAAAAAGTTAGGCtataaggtaaagatttccccttgacacaggggcggctcaacccattacgcaaaataagcatttgcagtatagttgattttgcccaggggtgcccttgaggtgctcttaggggaaaacagaccttgacatttgggagttgtagttactgggatgtatagttcacctacaatcaaagagcattctgaactccaccaatgatggaattgaaccaaatatggcacacagaactcccacaatgaacagaaaatatatatcagtgattggtttttgcattttgtttttcctgcctaagtggagtatcttgcatttgtccctgttgaacttcattttgttatttttgacccatctctctaatctgtcaagattatttttaatcctgctcctgtcctccggagtattggctctccctctcaatttggtgtcgttcGGAGAGCTTTTGTCAGACCATTTCAAAGCTcacttcttagaatcatagaatcaaagagttggaagagacctcatgggccatccagtccaaccccattctgccaagaagcaggaatattgcattcaaatcacccctgacaaatggccatccagcctctgcttaaaagcttccaaagaaggagcctccaccacactccggggcagagagttccactgctgaacggctctcacagtcaggaagttcttcctcatgttcagatggaatctcctctcttgtagtttgaagccattgttccgcgtcctagtctccaaggaagcagaaaacaagcttgctccctcctccctgtggcttcctctcacatatttatacatggctatcatatctcctctcagccttctcttcttaaggctaaacatgcccagttccctaagccgctcctcatagggcttgttctccagacccctgatcattttagtcgccctcctctggacacattccagtttgtcaatatctctcttgaattgtggtgcccagaattggacacaatattccagatgtggtctaaccaaagcagaatagaggggtagcatttctTCTTGAGTGTTGATGGCACAGttatcagcatagattaaactctctgtctcttctggcagtggctggtcatttgtgtaaatgtcaaacaCAAGGACTCCCATCAGGCTTCACAgttggatcctagagttggaagagacccccagagcCATCCAATTTAACTCCCTTTtgccaccatcaaagccctcctgacagatagtcatccagcctctgcttaaaaacctccagactcTGCCAGTTAATGCCAGGGAAGGTTGCTCAATGGAACCGGCTTCCATTTGAACCCTTAGGAGGCTTATCGTAGCTTGCATCTGGTATGTAGACTAGCAAGGTCTTGCATGGCACAGCAGAGAGGTTACGTATTTCATAGGTTATTATCTGTTCACCTGGAGGCAATTCTGAGTTGGCCCGGCAGATATATGTTTAAGTCTGACATGTACCAATCAGATCTTCCCTGACATCACATGTTGGCACAATGTCTGGGCAAAGTATGCCAAACCTGAGTGCGGCAATCCCTCACATGCTTGTAAAATGTGTGGCTTGAAAGACAATGCTTTAAGCACCATTGGAAAcatattccacacacacacacacaaacaccaacTCTGGTGCAAAGTGCAAACATGCAAAGTAACTGTGaatgttgttaaaggctttcacagccggaatcactgggttgctatgcattttccgggctgtatggccatgttccagaagcactctctcctgacgtttcacccacctctatggcaggcatcctcagaggttgtggggtctgttggaaactaggcaagtgaggttcatatatttgtggaataatgtcttgtctgtttgaggcaaaggtgaatgttgcaattggccaccttgattagcattgaatagccttgcagcttcaaagcctggctgcttcctgcctgggggaatcctttgttgggaggtgttagctggccctgatagtttcctgcctggaatgccgactgtaaactgccttgaatcgccttcgggctgagaggagcggtatataaatatagtaagtaaataaataaataattcccctaccggtattaaaaaaatctctaaaattgcaacagcacatcaacagagaggaagcaggctggggcatctaattacctctcaacaaatgtttgccCCAGGTACAGtaaggccattgtatgctaatcaaggtggtcagttgaaacattcacatctagccccaacagacaggagtcctttgtcccaccctggtcattccacagatatataaaccctttttcctagttccaacagacctcactacctctgaggatgcttgccatagatgcaggcgaaacgtcaggagagaatgcctctagaccatggccatatagcccgaaaaaacctacaacaacccaaataattcCCCTGTTTACTGAGTGTTGctgtttatttaatgtcctgattctagggttttttaaaatacggGTAGctagatttggttcattttcatggtttcctcctttctgttgagattgcccacatgcctgtggattccagtggcttctctgtgtcgtctgacatggtggttgtgagagtggtcagcatttctgtgttctcagataataacacagcattgcccaaacatgaatcaagaaacatgaaaggctctTCAGACTAAtccaatcagagaagtcagccatagcagaaaggagattccatctgaacatgcgaAAGAACTTGTTcagttctttctctttctctttctctctctgattgtgagagccgttcagcagtggaactctctgccccggagtgtggtggaggctccttcttgggaagcttttaagcagaggctggatggccatctgtcaggggtgatttgaatgcaatattcctgcttcttggcagggggttggactggatgacccatgaggtctcttccaactctatgaatctatgacttgatgaaccaacctaggcATAGCATATTATTGGCGAACATAGAAATTAGTGAGGAGAGCATGCCGGATGCTGGGCTTTCCTTGTGGCTGAATTGAGGCGTTGTATGGCATTTGATAAGCGGTCTTTGCAGGAAGGGCTGGGGTGGCCCTCTTATCAGGGCTGGGTGGCCAAACCTCAGCAGAtctggcctacatcccaagaggacAATGCCACCCAATttaatagtcatagaatcatagaatcatagaatcaaagagttggaagagacctcatgggccatccagtccaaccccattctgccaagaagcaggaatattgcattcaaatcacccctgacaaatggccatccagcctctgcttaaaagcttccaaagaaggagcctccaccacactccggggcagagagttccactgctgaacggctctcacagtcaggaagttcttcctaatgttcagatggaatctcctctcttgtagtttgaagccattgttccgcgtcctagtctccagggaagcagaaaacaagcttgctccctcctccctgtggcttcctctcacatatttatacatggctatcatatctcctctcagccttctcttcttcaggctaaacatgcccagttccctaagccgctcctcatagggcttgttctccagacccttgatcattttagtcaccctcctctggacacattccagcttgtcaacatctctcctgaattgtggtgcccagaattggacacaatattcctggtgtggtctaaccaaagcagaatagaggggtagcatgacttccttagatctagacactaggctcctattgatggaggccaaaatcccattggctttttttgccgccacatcacattgttggctcatgtttaacttgttgtccacgaggactccaagatctttttcacacgtagtcTGGGTTTTCCACTAAAAACTAAGCAATCGGTTggtatatatcaggggtcctcaaactatggcctgggggccagatgcggccctccaaggtcatttacctggtccttgctcagggtcaacctcagtgtgaaacgacttgaaagcacacaacaacaacaatcctattttatCAGCCAatagtaggcccacacttcccattgaaatactaataattttatatttgttgaaatcgttcttcattttaattattgtattgtttttaagtgtttttttgcactacaaataagatatgtgcagtgtgcataggaattcattcatgttttttcaaattataatttgcaccgggattgtggcacagctggctgagtgtcagctgcattaagatcattctgaccaaaaggtcatgagttcgaagccagcccgggttggagtgggtttccaacaaattgtgtgtagcctgttgtcaacctttgcaactcgaaagacagttgcatctgtcaagtaggaaaataaggtaccaccttaaagtatggggaggctaaattaactgatttatgaggccataaagaagactccagcaaagcattccagtggggaagcatgcggggaatgcggaagtgcttcatcagcgtcgcagatggacaatgaaagcgacagctcccctggcggccagaaaaagttaaatagcctctgtgtatgtctgtatatgtttgtatgtcaaaattggcattgaatgtttgccatatatgtgtacactgtaatccgccctgagtcccctgcggggtgagaagggcgggatagaaaagctgtaaataaataaataaataaataaataaataatctggccctccaacagtttgagggactgtgacctggccctctgtttaaaaagtttgaggaccctttgTATATACTATTATCTTTCTCCATTTCTGACTACACGCCCTCCCTCCCTTATGGATACCGCTAAAAACGGTGtgagaatacacacatacacacatatgggtGGGTTTTATGGGGAAAAGGCTTGTGGGTTGAAGCTgagtaggaaaggattaagggagagacagtgggTAAGGTGACCTCTATCAGATCATGCATAGACAGTCCAggagctgtgaaagaaataaaagttagagcaatggaggcattactttttgattcACTCTCatgtaggggtgtgtgtgtgtgtgtgtgttagctgTACCcgaccacacattgctgtggcccagtctggttaaatggaaaagaaagaaaagagaaagagctggtttctaacaTATGTGATTTCGCAACgcttgtgggtatacaatattgttgttgttccataCTTTTACCTGTCACAAGTGTGACATCTGTATAATAGTAGATGtgtgaaaacataaaaatgtgtGTCAGTTTGAATGCTACGTTGTATCAATATTTCAAAGCAGttggtgaagtattttgggaaaTTTAAGCTTCCGAGTAAgcaaacatttatatttttatttatatatatattagtctatataataataatatggtctaaataataataataataataatggtgtaaataataataatggtctatataataatctataatctATTGAATAATCTATTGCAATTATCTTCTGAATAATCTATCTGAATAATCCATTGAATAAtctattgaaatgctaataattttatatttgttgaaatcgttcttcattttaattattgtattgtttttaagtgttttttgcactacaaataagatatgtgcactgcataggaattcattcatgtttttttaaaataataataataataatataatataatataatataataataataatggtgtaaataataatcatggtctatataataatctataatctATTGAATAATCTATTGCAATTATCTTCTGAATAATCTATTGCAATTATCTTCTGAATAATCTATTGAATAAtctattgaaatgctaataattttatatttgttgcaatcgttcttcattttaattattgtatagtttttaattgttttttgcactacacacactacacacacagacacatatggATGGGTTTTTATGGGGAAAAGGCTTGAAAGTTGAAGctgagtaggaaagggttaagggagaggtagAGGGCGGGGTCATGAaaattccataccaatggagagagaaaggaacattgAGATATGGTGCTCATTATAACCTGCAATTATTATTTACTgatgtatataataatgataacaataatagaattatagagttggaagagacctcatgggccatccagtccaaccccattctgccaagaagcaggaatattgcattcaaagcacccctgacagatggccatccagcctctgtttaaaagcttccaaagaaggagcctccaccacactccggggcagagagttccactgctgaacggtcaTTCACAAATGggcatttacacacacacatatataggtaaaggtaaagtttttcccctgacattaagtccagtcatgtccgactctggggtgtggttctcatctccatttctaagccgaagagccggagttgtccatagacacctccaaggccatgtggccggcatgactgcatggagcaccattacctttctgctggagcagttcctattgatctactcacatttgcatgttttcaaactgctaggttggcagaagctggggctaacagcagaagctcacacttctctctggatttgaacctgtgaccttttggtcaacaagctcaacagctcagaagtttaacccactgcgccaccgggggctcctacatatATCACAGGTCTCCTGTGTATATGTTGTTTGCTTCAaggtcatgtgtgtgtgtatttcatttGTGTATTTTACAACTGATTGTGTCTTAAGAGTTGAAAAAAATACAGGCTGGGCTGTACAGTTAATGAATAAGTTGTGTTCCTGTGCATTACAAAataatggaagcttttaaacaggctggatggccatctatcatgagtgctttgaatgcaacattcctgcttcttggcagggggttggactggatggcccaggaggtctcttccaactctaggattctatgattctataatgataCCAGATAGAGTAATAACACTGAAAGGACAGAGATTGCTTTCTGCGCCATAACAAAGAGGAGCAGTTCAGTGCACAGTATAGTAGCCACCTTTGTATTCCAAACTAACTGTATGGTTTTGAATGAAATCATCAAACGTAGGTGAACTTTGCTTAATTAAACAACAAAACCCTTTGAACTTTCCAGCCTATTCGTCATGGCAAACAGAGGACCTGCGTACGGACTCAGCCGGGAAGTTCAACAGAAGATCGACAAACAGTACGACCCGGATTTGGAGCTGATCCTCATCCAGTGGATTGGGGCCCAGTGTGGCCCCGATGTCGGACAGCCTCAGCCTGGAAAGGACAACTTCCAGAAGTGGTTGAAAGACGGCACCGTAAGGCACTCATTGCTAATTTaatcacaaacaaacaaattctgCATCTCAtactaaaatatttacaaaaaatctATTCATTGCAAGCAAAACTAAGAAGACAATTGAGGGATAAGAAAGCATTAGCCAGATGTCACCTTTCAGCCTCCTTCCTGTCTTACTCGGTATTGTTGTCACCTTTTTGCAGGTGTTGTGCAGGCTCATCAATAGCCTTTATCCCCCTGGCAAAGGCCCGGTGGCCAAGATCCAAGGCTCCACCATGGCCTTCAAGCAAATGGAGCAGATCTCACAGTTCCTGCGCGCGGCTGAGCAATACGGCATCCTGGCCACAGACATCTTCCAGACGGTGGACCTCTGGGAAGGTATGAGAGTTTGAATAgtcaaaggaagggagaagatggCCTATTGGTGCTATAAGTGCCAATATGGCTCAGGTGATGGGAGATACAGTCCAGCACATTTGGAGTCACTCCAGGTTGGGAAAGGATGGGTACTTTACAGTCTATTAAATGTGACGGACCATCTAATGACTTAGGatcaaccacaataataaaaccacaattaagaaTGAATCATaattagtaaggtaaaggtaaaggtagtcccctgacattaagtccagtcatgtctgactctggggtgtggtgctcatctccatgtctaagccgaagagccagcgttgtctgtagacacctccaaggtcatgactgcatggaacgccgttaccttcccgccagagcggtaactattgatctactcgcatttgcatgttttcgaactgctaggttggcagaagctaggactgacagcggaagctcacgccgctccccggaatcgaacctgcgacctttcgatcaacaagctcagtgctttaacccactgcgccaccgggggctccataattagTACATATCAttaaagcaataaataataaaaacagtctcgccagtcatattgtcattctagttcacaaactctacaaacatctattgtccaaaggcctggttccaaagccatgattttaatttctttctaaaggccaggagggagggagcagatcttacctcatttgggagtgtgttccataagcgaggggccaccgccgagaaggccctgtatctcgtccccgccagacgcatttgcgcaattgacgggagcgagagcagggcctccccggatgatcttagattacgagatgggacgtaggggtggatgcattcggacaagtaagctgggccagaaccgtatagagatttataggtcaaaaccagcactttgaatatataccttgtaagccactctgggtccccttcggagtgaaaagggcagcatataaatgtcttaaataaataaataagtgaactataaatcccagcaactacaactcccaaatgtcaaggtctattttccccaaactatgtcagtgttcacatttgggtatattgagtatttgttccaagtttgggtccacagtccactgtttgagttcacagtgctctctggatgtaagtgaactacaactcccaaagtcaagatcaatgcccaccaaacctagtattttctgttggtcatgggagttctgtgtatcaattccattgttggtggagttcagaatgctctttgactgtaggtgaattataaatcccagcaactacaacttccaaatgacaaaatcaacccccccccccaaccccaccagtattcaaatttgggtgtatcgggtatttgtgccaaatttggtccagtgcatgaaaatgcatcctgcatatcagatatttacattcataacagtagaaaaattacagttgtgaagtagcaataaaaatgatgttatggttgggggtccccacaacatgtggaactgtgttaaggagtcacggcattaggaagattgagaaacactgctttactgTTATCATGTCACGGTAAAGTCCCTGTGCTTCAAAACATCTTCTGTGCCCGCAGGTAAAAACATGGCCTGTGTGCAGAGGACTTTGATGAACCTGGGAGGATTGGCAGTCGCAAAAGGAGATGAGTTCTTCGCCGGAGATCCCAACTGGTTCCCAAAGTAAGTGTACATGCATGTTCTGTATGAGGGCACATATACACATGAACAAGATTATGCCTGACTCAAAGGTACCTTGGTTTCCTTTTTGTATATACATACGGGATTGTTGGCTTTTTTTGTGTAAAATCACATATGAGACAGTCGAAAGTCCTTATTCACTTGGGTAAGCTATGTAACTTTTCGAAGCCCCCAAATGGTAATGGAACTCAGAAGTGCTTCCCCCGCCTCCCATTCACCCACATGAAATGGATCTAggagtgtattgttgaaggctttcatggccggaatcacggggttgttgtaggttttccaggctgtgtggccatgttctagaagca
This window encodes:
- the TAGLN2 gene encoding transgelin-2; the encoded protein is MANRGPAYGLSREVQQKIDKQYDPDLELILIQWIGAQCGPDVGQPQPGKDNFQKWLKDGTVLCRLINSLYPPGKGPVAKIQGSTMAFKQMEQISQFLRAAEQYGILATDIFQTVDLWEGKNMACVQRTLMNLGGLAVAKGDEFFAGDPNWFPKKSQENRRAFSDDKLKEGQSVIGLQMGTNRGASQAGMTGYGMPRQIL